A single genomic interval of Lathyrus oleraceus cultivar Zhongwan6 chromosome 7, CAAS_Psat_ZW6_1.0, whole genome shotgun sequence harbors:
- the LOC127104209 gene encoding uncharacterized protein LOC127104209 has protein sequence MHDPKVSYMKVWKLKLKELFYSIPTLDERHALGGEGYRADIVLVDLEKDKKLSMLKQLIVVLVKGLNSNPAAIIKKITDFGVSEIMESASGQANTFIGTYNYMSSERINGGQGGYNYKSDIWSLGLILHECAMGRFSKKATKSKSNTGKYN, from the coding sequence ATGCATGATCCTAAAGTATCTTACATGAAGGTTTGGAAGCTAAAACTCAAAGAACTTTTTTATAGTATTCCTACCTTAGACGAGCGTCATGCGTTGGGCGGAGAGGGTTATAGAGCCGATATTGTCCTCGTGGATTTAGAGAAAGATAAAAAGCTATCCATGTTGAAGCAACTGATTGTGGTATTAGTTAAAGGATTAAACTCAAATCCAGCTGCAATAATTAAGAAGATTACTGATTTTGGTGTTAGTGAAATTATGGAAAGTGCATCTGGTCAAGCAAATACTTTCATTGGCACGTACAACTATATGTCTTCAGAGAGAATCAATGGAGGCCAGGGTGGCTACAACTACAAAAGTGATATATGGAGTTTGGGACTAATATTGCACGAGTGTGCTATGGGTCGGTTTTCAAAAAAGGCCACCAAATCAAAGTCAAATACGGGAAAGTATAATTGA
- the LOC127104210 gene encoding uncharacterized protein LOC127104210, with protein sequence MGKFVQQVVPLPVYTDAHPVIHIVAPPAAYARHIPHFEDQHHMYQTVDSTVVGDEVRFEDFREVKENMQLLEKKFRYLEGDHVFGSSAKEMCLVSELVIPAKFKTPDFDKYKRHSCPKSHLIMYYLKMVAHVEDDKLMIHCFQDSLSGDPSKWYLSLDQNRIRCFQDLSDAFIKHYKYNMDMTPNRRQLQSMFHNDKESFKEYAQRWRELASQVELPLAEKELAELSIDTVQPQFYEKMVGSASLGFSELVAIGARVEYGLRNGKLAAVVGTSNTNPNKFSRGFPRKKEGEINVVTIGHGRYPPRRRQQQYSPHQYAYPGLPIYRPTPVQQRVAVPPSYQQAPASPVYQQPRAQALSQNSQNHNRRQGDRMTFNPIPMSYTELYPSLLQKGLVVPRPMGPPPNHLPPWYNPNAHCPFHEGAPGHDLEGCYALKHRVRKLIDSKILSFKDMGPNVKNNPLPPYGDPTVNAIEYASVGVMVEKVDNVKTPLAVFHARLVEAGLIDVRHNNCEEYVAHPKGCQLVWDNIQDLMNKGVLHISSVTKNEDVLVIEPCFNFPEQVEIPYYSSGMVPMNSHQSPVEICMPTPFPYESTKATAMDKVVEGSADVEATEVVSEDVTNIVGMSRMTCNGRIYMHEFNVTPQGPTKEPTVAAPTKEPEVVQSEDVVEFLKLIKRSDYKVVDQLHQTPSKISILSLLLNSQSHREALLRVLAQAHVTQSITVDQFDAVVENITTCNTLSFSGEELPEDGQNHNRALHISVKINDNPVESNDSLPSHNFDSPIYQVEEEGEKDCYIPDELARLLEHESKALQPHEEPVKTINLGTEEEKKEVKVGTTLEASVKERLVKLLQEYVDVFAWSYKDMLGLDTDIIENKLPLQPDCPPVKQKLRRTRPDMALKIREEVKRQFDVGFLAVEKYP encoded by the exons ATGGGGAAATTTGTCCAACAAGTTGTGCCATTACCGGTTTACACTGATGCACACCCAGTCATCCATATCGTTGCTCCACCAGCTGCATATGCTAGGCACATTCCGCACTTTGAAGATCAACATCACATGTATCAGACTGTCGACTCAACCGTTGTTGGCGACGAAGTAAGATTTGAAGATTTCAGAGAAGTAAAGGAGAACATGCAACTCCTTGAGAAGAAGTTCCGATATTTAGAAGGAGACCACGTCTTTGGATCTTCCGCCAAAGAAATGTGCCTTGTATCTGAGTTGGTGATTCCGGCCAAATTCAAAACTCCAGACTTTGACAAATACAAGAGGCATAGTTGTCCAAAGagccatctcatcatgtattacCTAAAAATGGTTGCACACGTGGAAGACGACAAGCTGATGATCCACTGTTTTCAAGATAGCTTGAGTGGGGATCCTTCCAAGTGGTATTTAAGTCTGGATCAGAATAGGATCAGATGTTTCCAAGACCTGTCAGACGCTTTCATAAAACActacaaatacaacatggacatgACACCTAACCGAAGACAGTTGCAAAGCATGTTCCACAATGACAAAGAGtccttcaaggaatatgctcaaagatggagggaactgGCTTCTCAAGTTGAACTACCTCTGGCCGAGAAGGAATTGGCTGAATTATCCATCGACACTGTCCAACCCCAATTCtatgagaagatggttggaagtgCCTCCTTGGGATTCTCCGAGCTTGTTGCTATAGGGGCTCGTGTCGAATATGGTTTGAGAAATGGAAAACTTGCGGCTGTAGTTGGAACTTCAAATACTAATCCAAATAAGTTCTCTAGAGGGTTTcccagaaagaaggaaggggaaatAAATGTTGTGACTATTGGCCATGGAAGATACCCTCCAAGAAGGAGACAACAACAATATTCACCACATCAATAT GCTTATCCAGGGCTTCCAATTTATCGACCAACTCCAGTTCAACAACGTGTTGCGGTTCCTCCATCTTATCAACAAGCACCAGCATCTCCTGTCTATCAACAACCGAGAGCTCAAGCTCTAAGCCAAAATTCTCAGAACCATAATAGGAGGCAAGGGGATAGGATGACCTTCAATCCAATCCCAATGTCATACACTGAGCTTTATCCCTCCCTGTTACAAAAGGGGTTGGTGGTTCCCAGACCTATGGGACCTCCACCTAATCATCTACCTCCATGGTACAACCCTAATGCACACTGTCCTTTTCATGAAGGTGCCCCCGGGCACGACCTAGAGGGTTGCTATGCTTTGAAGCATAGGGTTCGTAAGCTGATTGACAGCAAGATCCTGTCTTTTAAGGATATGGGACCGAATGTGAAAAACAATCCGCTTCCTCCCTATGGAGACCCTACGGTGAATGCCATTGAATATGCCTCTGTTGGTGTTATGGTTGAAAAGGTGGACAATGTTAAGACTCCTTTGGCAGTATTCCACGCCCGATTGGTGGAAGCTGGCCTAATTGATGTTCGTCATAATAACTGTGAAGAGTATGTCGCACACCCAAAAGGATGTCAGTTGGTATGGGATAATATTCAAGACTTGATGAATAAAGGAGTGCTTCATATCTCTAGCGTTACAAAGAATGAAGATGTGTTGGTAATTGAACCTTGCTTCAATTTTCCTGAACAAGTCGAAATCCCATACTACAGTAGTGGAATGGTTCCTATGAATAGTCATCAGTCGCCTGTTGAGATATGTATGCCCACGCCTTTTCCATATGAGAGCACCAAGGCTACCGCTATGGACAAGGTTGTTGAAGGAAGTGCAGACGTTGAAGCGACAGAAGTTGTGAGTGAGGACGTCACCAATATTGTCGGAATGAGCAGAATGACCTGTAATGGTCGAATCTATATGCATGAATTCAATGTGACTCCTCAAGGGCCGACCAAGGAACCTACAGTTGCAGCTCCCACTAAAGAACCTGAAGTGGTCCAATCTGAAGATGTTGTTGAATTCCTGAAGTTGATCAAGAGAAGTGATTACAAGGTTGTGGACCAGCTGCATCAGACACCATCTAAAATTTCTATTTTGTCTCTGCTATTGAACTCCCAATcccatagggaggctttattAAGGGTGCTTGCCCAAGCTCATGTAACACAAAGCATAACAGTAGACCAGTTTGATGCGGTGGTTGAAAACATCACAACTTGCAATACTTTAAGCTTCAGTGGAGAGGAATTACCTGAAGATGGACAAAATCACAATCGTGCTCTCCATATCTCCGTGAA aataaaTGATAACCCTGTTGAATCCAATGACTCTCTTCCCTCTCATAACTTTGACTCCCCTATTTACCAAGTGGAAGAAGAGGGTGAGAAAGATTGTTACATCCCCGACGAGTTGGCAaggctgctcgagcacgagtcTAAAGCCCTTCAGCCACATGAAGAACCGGTGAAAACAATAAACCTTGGAacagaggaagagaagaaagaagtcaaaGTCGGGACCACACTTGAAGCAAGCGTCAAAGAGAGATTAGTCAAGCTtctacaagaatatgtggatgtattcgcatggtcATACAAGGATATGTTGGGCCTGGACACCGACATTATTGAGAACAAGCTACCGCTTCAGCCAGACTGCCCGCCAGTAAAACAGAAACtccgaagaacaagaccagatatGGCTCTGAAGATTCGTGAAGAAGTCAAACGACAATTTGACGTTGGTTTCCTCGCAGTGGAAAAGTACCCAtaa